Proteins found in one Drosophila innubila isolate TH190305 chromosome X, UK_Dinn_1.0, whole genome shotgun sequence genomic segment:
- the LOC117781005 gene encoding nuclear pore complex protein Nup153 isoform X3, whose amino-acid sequence MSTSDVGQQQQQEQQQTPPSPQTPLRHTNEASSNNNSIMGKVKLRVSSIFPDSLSKWFSPTTEGSAARADNVEQSPQQSQQQQQLNGSALTNKRKRSRRRIELEADDAPDIIIDDGIDAQDLNDEEVQLADNIAEHDLAAEDEQTRRSEYNVSLLRKRQMAVVARDVVNDDDDDDDDDLEEEDDEEQDDDAHNYQPNRNALGFKVAKSNNNNASAQQPPMKRTRLEQPEITFSPQLNAQRRRPQLHASTPAINDAGLRSHAPPNRLTRLNLYGHLRQREPAFNFLAAGSSSEAAVATSGDLPMSSRRSLNIPPMTERRDTTTTTMLASYKRQSLLGQRGLNWRTCSPISEVASFETQQQQQQQQQQQQQQTTIMRQETNNNNNNNNNTKTGAGTDSHSECESNESHAGLALRTHNNNNNNNNNNNNNNNSNLLFYGNLQSRKSVFNANTTNVANITGGAATATPPHHHNSTLSLNSLNNRRRFNASIYGSTSALSDSRLLSSSVSSTMSGSPFYQGQTAFGGSSANNRYFSQGNLAIINSGGSSPAPSNSDSISVGSARIISHNYSMKPIEMRPNKPTNTDDNAGGGAVTGGLSQTAQRILNLLENHTTPLMDAKKMGSTLREHQQQRTNRHATKPYSYPTAYGGYNHSFHTSNSNNEQDKDMSRCSNNSSKLLVPTMLQLLERRRLQRVTPSTRQMIDAKHHQQQQQQQLKQQQQQPPRTTTTTATAGAVTPTAAATTATAVNTTVSNSFTSCSTSFATATASASSSSGSHTNKMRSRLSHQTRKDVRSQDDELPPAPIYLPDIRFPSMASEPKFDLTFVPTPKPTPTTAAAATVATTLSTTVGSKTAATNLNSVDYSSSSKSKSKSSNNYTFDAPLPLNCQQTDNLNLPQKRVKHNFQFVAPTPLDGQQEPQQQQQPENKLQLNGDKSLKTSGSVLDVLLPKTATTAATTTTATTTAAAKTTTTTSSFAGFADRFKKPTGNWECDACMLSNKEDATKCVACETPKAMPKAATTTTTAAATVVATAAGGFASFADRFKKPAGNWECDACMLSNKMDANKCIACETPRKTTTTSATTAAAATSNNNNNMWQTTAGGFGDAFKPKANTWSCDTCMITNESSANACVACQTPNPKANSSSNTATAAAATTTSSNFKFGFAAAATTTTVAPPKPDAGFQQLIAAQKSSSWTCEACTAQNDVARNKCICCEQLKPGADAAVEAANNTSAVPKFMFGFGNSAAAAATTAAAATTTTTAAATTTAAPFKFGFAAATAAGKDVADKPETTTTTLSTSAAVATTTAAATTTTGFKFGAATTPVSKSVAFKLSEPQQQQQQQSAEAADTTAPVSSKAPATSSIGLGLFTAAAAATTKPAAATTFAFGSSSSNNATAATTTSATAATATATEADNKLFSFGSFTATSTMSSSSGSSSTTNSSNSSSSSKPAAAMFSFGSSNMQQQQPATTTATTVTTTTSTLFGQQMPLFAAATTTAATTTTATAVAPAAFVFGSQTNAAAAATTTASSSSNNTSNFFFGSPATAAATTTAAVATTPIVSAANNNMNLFSSNTLAKSSNNNTAVAPNNSAMFSFGSGTNNNATFSFGSKPAAVASATPAAAATTTASGSSNFSWSTTTPAAATAAPTNQFASFGSVASASATAAATTTNNAAVSSPFGMSMAASNASGATAASGGNTGGALSSIFGNVSNPFNSGNTTTATAAPLANIFNSSSSNNNNNINNNAATTTVAAATTTTVAKPVFNFGAATAPGTQPAAGVFNFGAGSTNPGGASKPAFNFTASGTAPQTAAFNFTGTAGTAAPATSSGIGGGGNDSTPNAAPFQFNAGAPAPANIFAFNPPNAGNNNMQNPRRKIRAPMRRLPPR is encoded by the exons ATGTCCACATCTGATgttggccaacagcaacaacaagaacaacaacaaacaccacCATCTCCACAGACGCCACTAAGACACACAAATGAGGCGTCCAGCAACAATAAC TCCATTATGGGCAAGGTAAAGTTACGCGTATCCTCCATATTTCCGGATTCTCTTAGCAAATGGTTCTCACCAACAACGGAGGGCAGCGCTGCCCGTGCCGATAACGTCGAGCAGTCAccacaacaatcacaacaacaacagcagctaaaTGGCAGCGCTTTGACAAATAAACGTAAACGCAGTCGACGTCGCATCGAATTGGAAGCCGATGATGCGCCCGATATTATTATCGATGACGGCATTGATGCTCAGGATCTTAACGATGAGGAAGTTCAACTAGCCGATAACATTGCCGAACACGATCTGGCTGCCGAGGATGAGCAGACGCGTCGCAGCGAATATAACGTTAGTTTGTTACGCAAGCGTCAAATGGCTGTCGTTGCACGTGACGTTgtcaatgatgatgatgacgacgacgatgatgatctTGAAGAGGAGGACGATGAGGAGCAAGACGATGATGCACACAACTATCAGCCAAATCGCAATGCACTCGGCTTCAAAGTGGCAaagtccaacaacaacaatgcttcAGCTCAACAGCCACCGATGAAGCGCACTCGACTCGAG CAGCCGGAAATAACATTTAGTCCTCAGCTGAACGCTCAGCGTCGTCGTCCACAGTTGCATGCCTCAACGCCGGCTATCAATGATGCTGGACTGCGCAGTCATGCGCCACCGAATCGTTTAACACGCTTGAACCTCTACGGACATTTGCGTCAGCGTGAGCCCGCCTTTAATTTCTTAGCCGCCGGTTCGAGCAGCGAGGCAGCTGTTGCCACCAGCGGTGATCTGCCAATGAG CTCGAGACGTTCGTTGAATATTCCGCCAATGACTGAACGTCGCGacacgacgacaacgacaatgtTGGCCAGTTATAAGCGACAATCGCTGTTGGGACAACGTGGCTTAAACTGGCGCACTTGTTCGCCCATAAGCGAAGTTGCTAGCTTTGagacccaacaacaacaacagcagcagcaacaacaacaacagcagcagacaaCAATCATGCGTCAagagaccaacaacaacaataataacaataataatactaaaacaGGAGCTGGCACAGATTCCCATTCGGAATGTGAGAGTAATGAAAGTCATGCTGGTTTGGCACTTCGTAcgcacaataacaacaacaacaacaataataataataacaataacaacaatagcaatttattattttatggcaATTTACAAAGCCGCAAATCGGTGTTTaatgcaaatacaacaaatgttGCCAATATAACCggaggagcagcaacagcaacaccaccGCATCATCATAATTCGACACTGTCATTGAACTCTTTGAACAATCGACGTCGCTTTAATGCCTCCATTTATGGCAGCACATCGGCCCTGAGCGATAGTCGTCTATTAAGCAGCAGCGTATCATCAACAATGTCGGGATCACCATTCTATCAGGGACAGACAGCATTTGGCGGCAGTTCGGCAAATAATCGTTACTTTAGTCAAGGCAATTTGGCCATCATTAATTCGGGTGGCAGCTCACCGGCACCATCGAACAGTGACAGCATTAGCGTTGGCAGTGCACGTATTATCAGTCACAATTATAGCATGAAACCGATTGAGATGCGTCCAAATAAGCCAACAAATACGGATGATAATGCTGGTGGTGGCGCTGTTACTGGTGGTTTATCACAAACCGCACAACGTATACTCAATCTCCTGGAGAATCATACGACACCGTTGATGGATGCCAAGAAAATGGGCAGCACATTGCGtgaacatcaacagcagcgtACAAATCGACATGCCACAAAGCCATATTCATATCCAACAGCATATGGCGGCTATAATCATAGCTTTCACACAAGCAATAGCAATAATGAACAGGATAAGGATATGTCACGTTGTAGTAATAATAGTTCCAAATTGTTGGTGCCAACAATGTTGCAATTGCTTGAACGACGACGCTTGCAACGTGTGACGCCAAGCACACGGCAAATGATTGATGCCAAAcaccaccaacagcagcagcagcaacaactaaagcaacaacagcaacaaccacctcgtacaacgacaacaacagcaacagctggcGCAGTAACaccaacagcggcagcaacaaccgcAACCGCAGTCAACACCACAGTTAGCAACTCCTTTACATCCTGCTCCACATCTTTTGCCACTGCAACCGCTtctgcctcctcctcctccggcAGCCACACAAATAAGATGCGTTCACGTTTATCGCATCAGACGCGCAAGGATGTACGCAGCCAGGATGATGAATTGCCGCCAGCTCCAATTTATTTGCCCGACATACGTTTTCCTAGCATGGCAAGTGAGCCGAAATTTGATTTGACATTTGTGCCGACGCCAaagccaacaccaacaacagcagcagcagcaactgtggcaacaacaCTATCAACAACTGTTGGCAGtaaaacagctgcaacaaatcTCAATAGTGTCGattacagcagcagcagcaaatcaAAGTCCAAATCGAGCAACAATTATACATTTGATGCGCCGTTGCCTTTAAATTGCCAACAAACAGACAATTTGAACTTGCCACAGAAGCGTGTCAagcacaattttcaatttgtggcacCAACGCCATTGGACGGGCAACAagaaccgcaacaacaacaacaaccagagaACAAGTTGCAATTGAATGGCGATAAAAGTCTAAAAACCAGCGGCAGTGTGCTTGATGTATTGTTGcccaaaacagcaacaacagcagcaacaacaaccacagcaacaacaacagcagcagcaaaaacaacaacaacaacttcaagtTTTGCTGGCTTTGCTGATCGCTTCAAGAAACCAACTGGCAATTGGGAATGTGATGCCTGCATGTTGTCCAACAAAGAGGATGCCACCAAATGTGTTGCCTGTGAGACGCCCAAAGCAATGCCtaaagctgcaacaacaacaacaacagcagcagcaacagttgttgcaacagctgctggcGGTTTTGCTAGCTTTGCGGATCGCTTTAAAAAGCCAGCGGGCAATTGGGAATGTGATGCCTGCATGTTGTCAAATAAAATGGATGCCAACAAATGCATTGCCTGCGAGACACCacgcaaaacaacaacaacatcagcaacaactgctgctgcagcaactagcaacaacaacaacaacatgtggCAAACAACTGCTGGCGGTTTTGGTGATGCATTCAAGCCAAAAGCGAATACGTGGTCATGTGATACGTGCATGATAACAAACGAAAGCAGCGCCAATGCGTGTGTTGCCTGTCAAACGCCAAATCCCaaggccaacagcagcagcaacactgcaacagcagcagcagcaaccacaacaagcagcaactttaaatttggctttgctgcagcagcaacaacaacaacagtagcaccACCGAAACCAGATGCTGGCTTTCAGCAATTGATTGCGGCACAAAAGTCAAGCAGTTGGACATGTGAGGCATGCACCGCACAGAACGATGTGGCACGCAACAAATGCATTTGCTGTGAACAATTAAAACCCGGCGCCGATGCCGCTGTGGAGGCAGCCAACAACACGTCGGCGGTGCCAAAGTTTATGTTTGGTTTTGGCAacagtgcagcagcagcagcaacaacagcagcagcagcaacaacaacaacaacagcagctgcaacaacaacagcggcgcCATTCAAGTTTGGCTTTGCtgcagcaactgctgctggcAAGGATGTGGCAGATAAgccagagacaacaacaacaacattgagcacctcagctgctgttgcaacaacaacagcagcagcaacaacaacaactggcttCAAATTTGGCGCTGCAACAACGCCAGTTAGCAAATCGGTTGCCTTTAAATTGTCagaaccacagcaacaacaacagcagcagtcagCCGAGGCAGCGGACACGACTGCGCCGGTTAGCAGCAAGGCACCGGCGACATCCAGCATCGGCCTTGGACTCtttacagcagcagcagcagcaacaacaaaacccgcagcagcaacaacatttgcatttggcagcagcagcagcaacaacgccacagcagcaacaacaacaagcgcaacagctgcaacagcaacggctACTGAAGCTGACAACAAGCTGTTTAGTTTTGGCTCCTTTACAGCCACCTCAACAATGTCCAGCTcaagcggcagcagcagcaccaccaacagcagcaacagcagcagcagctcgaAACCAGCAGCAGCCATGTTCAGttttggcagcagcaacatgcaacagcagcagccggcAACGACAACCGccacaacagtaacaacaacaacatctacattATTTGGCCAACAGATGCCTTTGTTtgccgcagcaacaacaacagcagcaacaacaactacagcaacagcagttgcaCCTGCTGCATTTGTATTCGGCAGTCAAACAaacgctgcagcagcagcaacaactactgccagcagcagcagcaacaacaccagcaattTCTTCTTTGGCtcgccagcaacagcagctgcgacaacaacagcagcagttgcaacaacaccCATTGTCAGtgcagccaacaacaatatgaaCTTATTTAGCTCAAACACATtggccaaaagcagcaacaacaacactgctGTCGCACCAAACAACTCAGCAATGTTTAGTTTTGGCAGcggcaccaacaacaacgcaaCGTTTAGCTTTGGCTCCAAAccagcagcagttgcatcTGCAaccccagcagcagcagcaacaacaacggccagcggcagcagcaactttaGCTGGtcaacaacaacgccagcagcagcaacagcagcgccaacaaatcaatttgcaaGCTTTGGCAGTGTTGCAAgtgcatcagcaacagcagcagcaacaacaacaaacaatgcaGCAGTCAGTTCGCCATTTGGCATGTCTATGGCAGCAAGCAATGCAAGtggtgcaacagcagcaagtggtggcaacactggtggTGCACTCTCCTCCATTTTTGGCAATGTCAGTAATCCGTTCAACAGTGGCAACAccacaactgcaactgcagcaccTTTGGCCAATATATtcaacagtagcagcagcaataacaacaacaacattaacaacaacgcggcaacaacaacagttgctgcggccacaacaacaactgtagcTAAGCCGGTATTCAATTTTGGAGCCGCTACAGCGCCTGGCACG CAGCCGGCAGCGGGCGTTTTCAACTTTGGCGCAGGATCAACGAATCCAGGTGGCGCCTCAAAGCCCGCATTCAACTTTACGGCAAGTGGCACAGCACCACAGACAGCGGCATTTAATTTCACGGGAACTGCGGGAACAGCAGCGCCAGCCACAAGCAGCGGCATCGGCGGCGGCGGCAACGAT TCAACGCCAAACGCCGCTCCGTTCCAATTTAATGCCGGTGCGCCTGCGCCAGCCAATATATTTGC CTTCAATCCGCCAAatgctggcaacaacaatatgcagAATCCGCGCCGCAAGATACGCGCACCGATGCGTCGTCTGCCGCCGCGGTAG